Proteins co-encoded in one Bacteroidota bacterium genomic window:
- a CDS encoding PAS domain S-box protein, with the protein MLDINGIIQNWNAGAERIKGYRSDEVIGKKFELFYTPEDFKFEDA; encoded by the coding sequence TTGCTCGACATTAATGGTATTATTCAGAACTGGAATGCCGGTGCAGAAAGAATAAAAGGCTACAGAAGTGATGAAGTGATCGGAAAAAAATTCGAATTGTTTTATACTCCTGAAGATTTTAAATTCGAAGATGCCTGA